From a single Candidatus Deferrimicrobiaceae bacterium genomic region:
- a CDS encoding thiamine pyrophosphate-dependent enzyme, whose protein sequence is MAETAKKRDARPAQEVVVQSGNEIAATAAKQINYHIMGYYPITPSTEIAETLDAMKAEGEHDIRMIPGDGEHGAAGVCFGATTAGGRVFNATSANGLLFALEQLPVQSGTRFPMVFNIVTRSVSGPLDIRGDHSDIMLAMNTGWIILMASDVQAVYDMNLMAPKIGEEMSVRLPVMVAFDGFFTSHQKRRVEIFSDSNVVQAFLGPFVPTVTSVDPRKPVTIGPYMNDPDLINNKKQQADAMVRSYAVIKKVFAEFEALSGRRYDILDLYRMEDAEAALFILNSAAETAKEAVDALRKKGMKVGLIRLNVIRPFPVEEVRKALAKVKGLVVADRQDNYGAYGGAMTLEVKAAIQGVPGNKTMVASRIYGIGGKEFFVEDAEAMLREAHEIAKTGKVKVPYDYFGVNPGEKGYVHPVAFAPITEEESTGMTRIEVTPEGKMGVKGVNIRALTERPKRLSSGHGACPGCGIFVNLNQFLKGIEGFVTVLFHTGCGMVVTTGYPFTSHKVTYIHNLFQNGAATLSGVVEMFEERKKRGEIPKEEKITFIMVTGDGGHDIGMGPSIGAALRGHRMIILEYDNQGYQNTGSQLSFTVPMGHSTSTSNYGPYQHGKSTHHKDTAQIFVSCNIPYVFTAAESNHRDMIRKAVKAQKYSEEGLVFGKLISMCPLAWRTEERISVPIIQAAVDSCFFPLYEVERGITTINYDPEEKGKKVPVTEWLQQMGKTKHLLKSECKPVLAAIQAEVDRRWARLKEMHKNPLL, encoded by the coding sequence ATGGCCGAAACGGCGAAAAAGAGGGATGCGCGGCCGGCGCAGGAAGTGGTCGTCCAGAGCGGCAACGAGATTGCGGCGACGGCGGCCAAGCAGATCAACTACCACATCATGGGGTACTACCCCATCACCCCCTCCACCGAGATCGCCGAGACCCTCGACGCGATGAAGGCGGAAGGGGAGCACGACATCCGGATGATCCCGGGCGACGGCGAGCACGGGGCGGCGGGGGTATGTTTCGGCGCGACCACGGCGGGGGGACGGGTCTTCAACGCCACCTCGGCGAACGGCCTCCTGTTCGCCCTCGAGCAGCTCCCCGTCCAGTCGGGGACGCGGTTCCCGATGGTGTTCAACATCGTCACCCGGTCGGTGTCCGGCCCGCTCGACATCCGCGGCGACCACAGCGACATCATGCTCGCGATGAACACCGGCTGGATCATTCTGATGGCCTCCGACGTCCAGGCGGTCTACGACATGAACCTCATGGCGCCCAAAATCGGCGAGGAGATGTCCGTGCGGCTCCCCGTGATGGTGGCCTTCGACGGCTTCTTCACCTCCCACCAGAAGCGCCGCGTCGAGATCTTTTCCGATTCGAATGTGGTCCAGGCCTTTTTAGGCCCGTTCGTCCCGACGGTCACGTCGGTCGATCCGCGCAAGCCGGTGACGATCGGACCGTACATGAACGACCCCGACCTGATCAACAACAAGAAGCAGCAGGCCGACGCGATGGTCCGGTCGTACGCCGTCATCAAGAAGGTGTTCGCGGAGTTCGAGGCCCTCTCCGGCAGGAGGTACGACATCCTCGACCTGTACCGGATGGAGGACGCCGAGGCGGCCCTGTTCATCCTCAACTCGGCCGCGGAGACGGCGAAGGAGGCGGTGGACGCGCTGCGCAAGAAGGGAATGAAGGTCGGCCTCATCCGGCTGAACGTCATCCGCCCGTTTCCGGTCGAGGAGGTCCGCAAGGCGCTCGCGAAGGTCAAGGGACTCGTGGTCGCCGACCGGCAGGACAACTACGGCGCCTATGGCGGCGCGATGACCCTCGAGGTCAAGGCGGCGATCCAGGGCGTGCCGGGAAACAAGACGATGGTCGCCTCCCGGATCTACGGGATCGGCGGGAAAGAGTTCTTCGTCGAGGACGCCGAGGCGATGCTGCGCGAAGCGCACGAGATCGCCAAGACGGGAAAGGTCAAGGTCCCGTACGACTACTTCGGCGTCAACCCCGGGGAGAAAGGGTATGTCCACCCGGTCGCCTTCGCGCCCATCACCGAGGAGGAGTCCACGGGGATGACCCGCATCGAGGTCACTCCGGAGGGGAAGATGGGGGTCAAGGGGGTGAACATCCGTGCGCTCACCGAGCGTCCGAAGCGGCTCTCTTCCGGGCACGGAGCCTGCCCCGGCTGCGGGATCTTCGTCAATCTCAACCAGTTCCTGAAAGGGATCGAGGGGTTCGTGACGGTTCTGTTTCACACCGGCTGCGGGATGGTGGTCACGACGGGCTACCCCTTCACGTCGCACAAGGTCACCTACATCCACAACCTCTTCCAGAACGGCGCTGCGACCCTGTCGGGAGTCGTCGAGATGTTCGAGGAGCGCAAGAAGCGCGGCGAGATCCCGAAGGAGGAGAAGATCACTTTCATCATGGTGACCGGCGACGGCGGCCACGACATCGGGATGGGGCCCTCCATCGGGGCGGCGTTGCGGGGGCACCGGATGATCATCCTGGAGTACGACAACCAGGGGTACCAGAACACGGGCTCCCAGCTCTCGTTCACCGTCCCGATGGGGCACTCCACGTCGACCTCGAACTACGGGCCGTACCAGCACGGCAAGTCGACGCACCACAAGGACACCGCCCAGATCTTCGTCTCGTGCAATATCCCGTACGTCTTCACGGCCGCGGAGAGCAACCACCGCGACATGATCCGCAAGGCCGTCAAGGCGCAGAAGTACTCCGAGGAGGGGCTGGTGTTCGGCAAGCTCATCTCCATGTGCCCGCTCGCCTGGCGGACCGAGGAGCGGATCTCGGTCCCCATCATCCAGGCCGCGGTCGACTCCTGCTTCTTCCCCCTCTACGAGGTGGAGCGCGGGATCACGACGATCAACTACGATCCGGAGGAGAAGGGGAAGAAAGTGCCGGTGACCGAGTGGCTCCAGCAGATGGGGAAAACCAAGCATCTGCTCAAGTCGGAGTGCAAGCCGGTGCTCGCCGCGATCCAGGCCGAGGTGGACCGGCGCTGGGCGCGCCTCAAGGAGATGCACAAAAACCCGCTCCTGTGA
- a CDS encoding 2-oxoacid:acceptor oxidoreductase family protein yields the protein MAKVKTAVKLPVKNELGFFEIRMESIGGLGANVAGKILTEAAIIGMGLNGAGFASYGSEKKGTPVKAFVRVCEAGHQVRINSPVEEPHVLAIFHEALAKSVPVTAGAVPGKTTVILNTRKTPKEARDFLKLEGGKVGVVDAMEIAMATGSRVNMVMMGAIAKASAFFDWKALEDAVQEAFGKKYAALMKGNLEALKRGHDEVKIEEIPADGKYPATPFRREEPKLGYENAPMGGTIYTVGNMRFKDLSTSRTGMIPLFHMDECTRCGECDITCPDYCFVWERGKDPKTGKDGMVLLGIDYQYCKGCLRCTYICKFSALLPAKEAEQDMEKITVKHKFLK from the coding sequence ATGGCCAAGGTGAAGACGGCGGTGAAACTTCCGGTGAAGAACGAACTCGGGTTCTTCGAGATCCGGATGGAGAGCATCGGAGGCCTCGGGGCGAACGTTGCGGGCAAGATCCTGACCGAAGCCGCCATCATCGGCATGGGCTTGAACGGGGCGGGGTTCGCCTCCTACGGGTCGGAGAAGAAGGGGACCCCGGTCAAGGCGTTCGTCCGGGTGTGCGAGGCCGGCCACCAGGTCCGCATCAACAGCCCGGTCGAGGAGCCGCACGTGCTGGCGATCTTCCACGAGGCGCTCGCCAAGTCGGTTCCGGTGACGGCGGGGGCGGTCCCCGGCAAGACGACCGTCATCCTGAACACCCGGAAGACGCCGAAGGAGGCGAGAGACTTTTTGAAGCTCGAGGGAGGGAAGGTCGGCGTGGTGGACGCGATGGAGATCGCGATGGCCACCGGCTCCCGGGTCAACATGGTCATGATGGGGGCGATCGCGAAGGCGTCCGCCTTCTTCGACTGGAAGGCCCTCGAGGACGCCGTCCAGGAAGCGTTCGGAAAGAAGTACGCGGCGCTCATGAAGGGGAACCTCGAGGCTCTCAAACGCGGGCACGACGAGGTGAAGATCGAGGAGATCCCGGCCGACGGAAAATACCCGGCGACGCCGTTCCGCCGCGAAGAGCCCAAACTCGGGTACGAGAACGCGCCGATGGGCGGCACGATCTACACCGTGGGAAACATGCGGTTCAAGGACCTGTCCACGAGCCGGACGGGGATGATCCCCCTCTTCCACATGGACGAGTGCACCCGCTGCGGCGAGTGCGACATCACCTGCCCGGACTACTGCTTTGTCTGGGAGCGCGGCAAGGATCCCAAGACCGGCAAGGACGGGATGGTGCTCCTGGGGATCGACTACCAGTACTGCAAGGGGTGCCTGCGCTGCACGTACATCTGCAAGTTCAGCGCCCTCCTCCCCGCGAAGGAGGCCGAGCAGGACATGGAAAAGATCACCGTGAAACATAAATTCCTGAAATAA
- a CDS encoding YbaB/EbfC family nucleoid-associated protein, with amino-acid sequence MKDMQGILRQAQQMQERLAKLQEELAGKTVEASAGGGMVTVVVNGRQEVVSVRIEKEVVSPEDVELLQDLVAGAVNEAISRSRKMMADEMAKITGGMNLPGLF; translated from the coding sequence ATGAAGGATATGCAGGGGATTCTCCGGCAGGCCCAGCAGATGCAGGAGCGCCTTGCAAAGCTCCAGGAGGAGCTTGCCGGAAAAACCGTCGAGGCGTCGGCGGGGGGCGGGATGGTGACGGTCGTCGTGAACGGCAGGCAGGAGGTCGTGTCGGTCCGGATCGAGAAGGAGGTCGTTTCCCCGGAGGACGTGGAACTGCTTCAGGACCTGGTCGCGGGGGCGGTGAACGAGGCGATCTCCCGATCGCGCAAGATGATGGCCGACGAGATGGCGAAGATCACCGGCGGGATGAATCTGCCGGGGCTGTTCTGA
- the recR gene encoding recombination mediator RecR, translating into MSYPKPLRRLISLLAKLPGVGEKTATRLALHMLKMTPESVRELGESIAAIPNAVIHCSRCFNIADQDPCPICADPARRDDLLCVVENPTDLVPIEKSGEYRGRYHVLGGAISPIDGMMPENLRVRELMGRLSGGGVGEVILATNLTAEGEATAAYLAGAIKPLNIRVTRIAYGMPVGSDLEYTDEITVGRAIKGRRDV; encoded by the coding sequence ATGTCGTACCCGAAGCCTCTGCGAAGGCTCATCTCCCTGCTGGCGAAGCTCCCGGGCGTGGGCGAAAAGACGGCGACGCGCCTTGCCCTCCACATGCTCAAGATGACCCCGGAGTCCGTGCGGGAGCTGGGGGAGTCTATTGCCGCGATCCCGAACGCTGTGATACATTGTTCGCGCTGTTTCAATATCGCGGATCAGGATCCGTGCCCGATCTGCGCAGACCCTGCGCGCCGCGACGACCTCTTGTGCGTCGTGGAAAACCCGACGGATCTTGTGCCGATCGAAAAAAGCGGGGAGTACCGGGGGAGATACCACGTTCTGGGGGGGGCGATCTCCCCGATCGACGGGATGATGCCGGAAAACCTCCGGGTACGGGAGTTGATGGGGAGGCTTTCGGGGGGCGGGGTCGGAGAAGTGATTCTGGCAACGAACCTCACGGCGGAGGGGGAAGCGACCGCCGCCTACCTTGCCGGCGCCATCAAGCCACTGAATATCCGCGTTACCCGGATCGCCTACGGAATGCCCGTGGGGTCGGATCTCGAATACACCGACGAGATCACCGTGGGCAGGGCGATCAAAGGGCGAAGGGACGTGTAG